From the genome of Pukyongia salina, one region includes:
- the lpxA gene encoding acyl-ACP--UDP-N-acetylglucosamine O-acyltransferase: MNQPLAYVHPGAKIAKNVVIEPFTTIHSNVVIGEGTWIGSNVTIMEGARIGKNCNIFPGAVISAIPQDLKFNDEDTTAEIGDGTTIREYVTINRGTIDRGKTVIGKNCWIMAYCHIAHDCIVGDNCIFSNNSTLAGHITVGDYVVLAGMTAVHQFCMIGNHAFVTGGSLVRKDVPPYVKGAREPLSYVGINSIGLRRRGFSPEKIREIQNIYRILYQKNYNTTQASEIIEAEMEATPERDEILQFIKNSKRGIMKGYFSSN; this comes from the coding sequence ATGAATCAACCTTTAGCATATGTGCATCCCGGTGCGAAAATTGCCAAAAATGTGGTGATCGAGCCCTTTACCACCATCCACAGCAACGTGGTGATTGGTGAAGGAACCTGGATAGGGTCTAATGTCACCATAATGGAAGGCGCCCGAATAGGAAAGAACTGCAATATTTTCCCGGGTGCTGTGATCTCTGCCATTCCGCAGGATCTAAAGTTCAACGATGAAGATACCACTGCCGAAATTGGAGATGGTACCACCATCAGGGAATATGTTACCATAAACAGGGGTACTATAGATCGCGGTAAAACGGTAATTGGTAAGAATTGCTGGATCATGGCCTACTGCCATATCGCACACGATTGTATTGTGGGAGACAACTGTATCTTTTCAAACAACAGCACTCTGGCAGGCCACATTACGGTGGGAGACTACGTTGTGTTAGCCGGAATGACAGCCGTTCACCAGTTCTGTATGATTGGGAACCACGCCTTCGTTACAGGAGGATCCCTGGTAAGGAAAGATGTCCCGCCTTATGTGAAGGGAGCCCGTGAGCCTTTGTCTTATGTGGGGATCAACTCCATCGGACTAAGACGTAGAGGATTCAGCCCGGAAAAGATCAGGGAAATACAGAATATCTATCGCATCCTCTATCAGAAAAATTACAATACTACCCAGGCTTCAGAGATCATTGAAGCCGAAATGGAAGCTACTCCCGAACGGGATGAGATCCTTCAATTCATAAAGAACTCGAAGCGTGGAATCATGAAAGGCTACTTCAGTTCAAATTAA
- a CDS encoding bifunctional UDP-3-O-[3-hydroxymyristoyl] N-acetylglucosamine deacetylase/3-hydroxyacyl-ACP dehydratase: MNKCMVKQRTIGKEISLTGVGLHTGKEVTITFKPAPENYGYAFVRVDLEGHPVIEADANYVVNTQRGTNLEKLGVKIQTSEHVLAALVGMEVDNCMIELNASEPPIMDGSSKFFVEAIEKAGIVEQEAPREEYIIKEVISYTDEESGSEITIIPSDEYQVTTMVDFGTKVLGTQNASLKRLSDFKDEISDARTFSFLHEIEMLLEHGLIKGGDLNNAIVYVDKELSPSTMEKLREAFKKDKISVKPNGILDNLTLHYPNEAARHKLLDVVGDLALIGTRVRGKVIANKPGHYINTQFAKKLSKMIKLENRNKVPQFDVNQPPVKDVNQIMDMLPHRPPFLLVDKILELSDSHVVGLKNVTMNEPFFVGHFPGAPVMPGVLIVEAMAQTGGILALSTVPDPENYLTYFMKINNVKFKQQVNPGDTLFFDLKLISPIRRGIVHMNGKAYANNKLVTEAELMAQIVKTKNI, from the coding sequence ATGAATAAATGTATGGTAAAACAGCGTACTATAGGTAAGGAGATTTCACTTACCGGCGTGGGATTACATACCGGAAAAGAGGTTACCATTACATTTAAACCTGCTCCCGAGAATTATGGTTATGCCTTTGTGCGTGTAGATCTGGAAGGCCATCCGGTGATCGAGGCAGATGCCAACTATGTGGTCAATACGCAGCGGGGAACCAATCTTGAGAAGCTGGGGGTGAAGATCCAGACTTCCGAACATGTATTGGCAGCCCTTGTGGGGATGGAGGTAGATAATTGTATGATCGAATTAAATGCTTCTGAACCTCCTATTATGGACGGCTCTTCAAAATTTTTCGTGGAGGCCATCGAAAAGGCGGGTATAGTTGAGCAGGAGGCACCCAGGGAAGAGTATATCATCAAAGAAGTTATCTCCTACACCGATGAGGAATCTGGGAGTGAGATAACCATTATCCCATCCGATGAATACCAGGTGACTACTATGGTCGATTTTGGGACAAAAGTTCTGGGAACTCAGAATGCTTCCTTAAAGCGCCTATCCGATTTTAAAGATGAAATCTCCGATGCGCGTACCTTTAGTTTTCTACACGAAATAGAGATGTTGCTGGAACACGGCCTGATAAAAGGTGGTGATCTTAACAACGCCATAGTGTATGTAGACAAGGAATTGTCTCCCAGCACTATGGAAAAGCTGCGTGAGGCCTTTAAAAAGGATAAGATATCTGTAAAACCCAACGGAATCCTCGATAACCTAACCCTGCATTATCCCAATGAAGCTGCCCGGCATAAACTCCTGGACGTAGTGGGAGACCTTGCGCTTATAGGGACGCGGGTAAGAGGAAAAGTGATCGCTAATAAGCCCGGACATTATATAAATACTCAGTTTGCGAAGAAACTTTCTAAAATGATCAAACTGGAGAACCGTAATAAGGTTCCGCAATTCGATGTTAACCAGCCTCCCGTAAAGGATGTGAACCAAATTATGGATATGCTACCACACAGGCCGCCATTTCTCTTGGTGGATAAGATCCTGGAGCTATCCGATTCGCATGTGGTTGGCCTAAAGAACGTGACCATGAACGAACCATTTTTTGTGGGGCACTTCCCGGGAGCACCCGTGATGCCAGGCGTTCTTATTGTAGAGGCAATGGCCCAGACCGGAGGGATACTCGCGTTGAGCACCGTGCCGGATCCCGAGAATTACCTCACTTACTTTATGAAGATCAACAATGTGAAATTTAAACAACAGGTAAATCCGGGGGATACGTTATTTTTCGATCTGAAGCTTATTTCTCCTATTCGCAGAGGGATCGTACACATGAATGGAAAAGCCTATGCCAATAATAAGTTGGTTACAGAAGCCGAATTAATGGCGCAGATCGTAAAAACTAAAAATATTTAA
- the lpxD gene encoding UDP-3-O-(3-hydroxymyristoyl)glucosamine N-acyltransferase — MKFTATQIAGILNGEVEGNADVEVSKLAKIEEGSEGSLTFLANPKYTQFIYTTEASVTIVDKDFVAENDISTTLIRVEDAYKAFSQLLEYYNQVKMNKSGIEQPVFISESSQMGDNLYLGAFSYIGEKVRIGDNVKIYPNVYIGDNVEIGDNVVVFAGAKIYSESVIGNNCVIHSGAIVGADGFGFTPNEQGEYSKVPQTGNVIIEDNVDVGAGTTIDRATLGSTVIRKGVKLDNQIQIAHNVEIGENTVIAAQTGIAGSTKIGKNCMIGGQVGIVGHLVIGNNVRIQAQSGIGRNVKDDEVLQGSPALKYGDYNKSYVHFKNLPKIIERFNTFEKNQNNE; from the coding sequence ATGAAATTTACAGCCACCCAGATTGCGGGGATACTTAACGGGGAAGTAGAAGGCAATGCAGATGTTGAAGTATCTAAATTAGCGAAGATCGAGGAGGGATCGGAAGGAAGTTTAACCTTTCTGGCCAACCCGAAGTACACCCAGTTTATTTATACCACCGAGGCTTCGGTGACTATAGTTGATAAGGATTTTGTGGCTGAAAACGATATCTCCACTACCTTGATCCGTGTAGAAGATGCCTACAAGGCGTTTTCCCAGCTCCTGGAATATTACAACCAGGTAAAGATGAACAAATCGGGGATCGAACAACCGGTCTTTATTTCCGAAAGCTCACAAATGGGTGATAACCTGTACCTGGGCGCCTTTTCCTATATAGGAGAGAAAGTGCGAATTGGCGATAACGTAAAGATCTATCCTAATGTCTACATTGGTGATAATGTGGAAATAGGTGATAATGTAGTTGTTTTTGCCGGCGCGAAGATCTATTCCGAATCTGTGATTGGCAATAATTGCGTGATTCACAGCGGGGCGATCGTGGGTGCCGACGGTTTTGGCTTTACGCCCAACGAACAGGGAGAATACTCTAAAGTTCCTCAAACGGGGAATGTGATCATAGAAGACAATGTAGACGTAGGCGCCGGTACCACTATAGACAGGGCCACCTTGGGCTCTACTGTGATACGGAAAGGGGTGAAACTGGACAACCAGATCCAGATCGCTCATAATGTAGAAATAGGGGAGAATACCGTGATCGCTGCTCAAACAGGAATAGCCGGATCTACCAAAATTGGAAAGAATTGCATGATAGGCGGCCAGGTAGGTATAGTGGGCCACCTTGTAATAGGAAACAATGTACGTATCCAGGCCCAGAGTGGTATTGGGCGCAATGTTAAGGACGATGAAGTGCTACAGGGATCGCCTGCCTTGAAATACGGCGATTACAACAAAAGTTATGTACATTTTAAAAACCTGCCAAAAATAATAGAGCGATTTAATACATTTGAAAAAAACCAGAACAATGAATAA